In Phyllobacterium zundukense, one DNA window encodes the following:
- a CDS encoding YciI family protein, which yields MFIVSLTYVAPLDEVDAAIPAHVAFLEKHYATGTFLASGAKVPRTGGIILANASSEEALREILSADPFHQKKLAYYDVQEFVPSRTQAGLEGLLG from the coding sequence ATGTTTATCGTTTCCTTGACCTATGTCGCGCCGCTGGACGAGGTTGATGCGGCTATCCCGGCGCATGTTGCGTTTCTCGAGAAACATTACGCGACCGGCACATTTCTCGCGTCGGGTGCCAAAGTGCCGCGAACGGGCGGGATCATCCTCGCCAACGCCAGCAGCGAAGAAGCGTTGCGGGAGATTCTGTCCGCAGACCCGTTCCACCAAAAGAAACTTGCCTATTACGATGTGCAGGAATTCGTGCCGTCGAGAACGCAAGCCGGTCTGGAAGGTCTGCTTGGCTGA
- a CDS encoding MucR family transcriptional regulator, protein MTTFENSNTTASDVLLELTAELVAAYVSNNSVPAGDLPTLIADVHAALGRVGGAAEAVVAVQEKPKPAINPKKSVADDYIVCLEDGKKFKSLKRHLMTHYSLTPEQYREKWDLDPSYPMVAPNYAAARSRLAKNMGLGRKRKKAA, encoded by the coding sequence ATGACCACATTCGAGAATTCAAACACAACTGCCAGTGACGTTCTGCTTGAACTCACGGCTGAATTGGTTGCTGCCTATGTAAGCAACAATTCGGTGCCTGCTGGCGATTTGCCGACGCTCATTGCTGATGTCCATGCTGCCCTTGGCCGCGTTGGTGGTGCAGCAGAAGCTGTCGTTGCAGTTCAGGAGAAGCCGAAACCGGCAATCAATCCGAAGAAGTCTGTCGCGGACGACTATATTGTCTGCCTTGAAGACGGCAAAAAGTTCAAGTCATTGAAGCGCCATCTGATGACACACTATAGCCTGACCCCGGAACAGTATCGTGAGAAGTGGGATCTTGATCCCAGCTATCCGATGGTCGCTCCGAACTATGCCGCCGCCCGTTCGCGCCTGGCGAAGAACATGGGCCTTGGCCGCAAGCGCAAGAAGGCCGCATAA
- a CDS encoding peptidoglycan-binding protein: MRKPVNRPSKRRAPKRGRIATAFLAAGGLIASNPAIAGGSTAFLVTLGFISANALWYQPEGHDGVFFRTRPDLVFKPIKRESGMPGSSSQNQPADAPIRKVKSVPIPQSPDPIAAAINGEPVLAPGGDPEVAKLQQKLLALGFYSGTVDGISGKGTRAAIDAYRKATAEMGIEVEQTVDNASETTASIAVPAKKPGQTEEKATVQKVSTNPAPDAAGNAAPGGLAPAEIVRVQAGLRAFGNDMVEIDGKVGASTKTAVSEFQKLFRLPVTGEPDKKLLAKMQEIGLVN, translated from the coding sequence ATGCGGAAGCCCGTAAATCGGCCTAGCAAGCGCCGTGCTCCCAAAAGGGGACGGATTGCTACGGCTTTTCTGGCGGCGGGCGGTTTGATCGCCAGCAATCCGGCCATTGCAGGTGGCTCGACGGCTTTTCTTGTGACGCTGGGCTTCATCTCCGCCAACGCACTCTGGTATCAGCCGGAGGGGCATGACGGGGTGTTCTTCCGCACGCGTCCGGATCTTGTTTTCAAACCGATCAAGCGCGAGAGCGGCATGCCCGGTTCCTCCTCGCAGAACCAGCCCGCGGATGCACCCATTCGCAAGGTAAAGTCGGTGCCGATTCCGCAAAGCCCGGATCCCATTGCCGCCGCCATCAATGGCGAGCCGGTCCTGGCGCCCGGCGGCGATCCGGAAGTGGCCAAGCTGCAGCAGAAGCTGCTGGCGCTCGGTTTCTACAGCGGAACCGTCGACGGTATTTCCGGCAAGGGCACACGCGCCGCCATTGACGCCTATCGCAAGGCGACAGCCGAAATGGGCATCGAGGTCGAGCAAACGGTCGATAATGCCAGCGAAACCACGGCCAGCATTGCAGTTCCGGCGAAGAAACCGGGGCAGACCGAGGAAAAAGCCACGGTACAGAAGGTTTCAACCAACCCGGCGCCAGATGCTGCAGGCAATGCGGCTCCCGGCGGTTTGGCACCTGCTGAAATCGTCCGTGTCCAGGCAGGTCTGCGCGCCTTCGGCAATGATATGGTCGAGATCGACGGCAAGGTGGGCGCGTCCACCAAGACTGCCGTGAGTGAGTTTCAAAAGCTGTTCCGCCTGCCGGTCACCGGCGAGCCGGACAAAAAGCTGTTGGCGAAAATGCAGGAAATCGGGTTGGTGAATTAA
- a CDS encoding DUF1254 domain-containing protein has translation MGRILRTLLFGLVGAGLVHIAVVLLVPYYSDRNAWSRISAYGYDWKFHAVTRGGAAGAVPLAFDPLFQAAACRFDITDLPAHITGVGTTPYWSISVYNRQGENIYSINDRTAIADQLDLVVATPLQMIELNKTKPAAAENSILIEADMDEGFVVVRSFVPDESWKSQVDAFLKSTSCTPLL, from the coding sequence ATGGGTAGGATCCTTCGCACATTGCTGTTTGGTCTCGTCGGCGCCGGCCTCGTCCATATCGCGGTCGTGCTGCTCGTACCCTACTATTCGGACCGCAATGCATGGTCGCGCATTTCCGCCTATGGCTATGACTGGAAATTCCATGCGGTGACACGCGGCGGCGCAGCCGGTGCGGTGCCCCTCGCCTTCGATCCACTGTTCCAGGCCGCTGCCTGCCGCTTCGACATAACGGATCTGCCCGCCCACATCACGGGTGTCGGGACGACGCCCTACTGGTCGATCTCCGTCTACAATCGCCAGGGTGAAAACATCTATTCCATCAATGACCGGACGGCGATCGCCGACCAGCTCGATCTGGTCGTCGCGACGCCCCTGCAGATGATCGAACTCAACAAGACCAAGCCCGCCGCGGCAGAGAATTCGATTCTGATCGAAGCGGATATGGATGAGGGCTTCGTCGTCGTGCGCAGCTTTGTGCCGGACGAATCCTGGAAATCGCAGGTCGATGCCTTTTTGAAAAGTACCAGCTGCACGCCATTGCTTTGA
- a CDS encoding type II toxin-antitoxin system VapB family antitoxin: MALYVRDSEVDALATEIQRLTKAKTKTEVVRNALKHELKLVRQAMPAKDRFAKSKAMAAAIGEDDPDFDMKTYLDEMWEM, from the coding sequence ATGGCCCTCTATGTCCGCGACAGTGAAGTTGATGCCTTGGCGACTGAAATTCAAAGGCTGACAAAGGCGAAGACCAAGACGGAAGTCGTACGCAACGCATTGAAGCACGAACTCAAGCTCGTACGCCAGGCAATGCCTGCCAAAGACAGATTTGCCAAGTCCAAAGCCATGGCTGCCGCAATTGGAGAAGATGACCCCGATTTCGACATGAAAACATATCTCGATGAAATGTGGGAAATGTGA
- a CDS encoding DUF5330 domain-containing protein produces the protein MFFLIRFAIKFCFWMMLISLFIPVDSKDHQQGAAQPGPIEAFIAARETITDLGDFCTRKPQACETGKAALSTAGVRASEVAKVGYEYLDTQFGQNAKKFDADSADAAVAAAHSGLKAVTETSQGDAIKAKLREMALREILEAATRQREQANDVDDKTQTGTVAKK, from the coding sequence ATGTTCTTTTTGATCAGGTTTGCGATCAAGTTCTGCTTCTGGATGATGCTGATCTCGTTGTTCATTCCCGTGGACTCGAAGGATCATCAGCAGGGTGCCGCGCAGCCTGGCCCGATCGAAGCCTTTATCGCCGCGCGCGAGACGATCACCGACCTCGGCGATTTCTGCACACGCAAGCCGCAGGCCTGCGAAACCGGCAAGGCAGCGCTTTCCACCGCTGGCGTGCGCGCAAGCGAAGTCGCCAAGGTTGGCTATGAATATCTCGATACCCAGTTCGGGCAGAATGCGAAGAAATTTGATGCGGACAGCGCCGACGCAGCGGTAGCAGCCGCCCATAGCGGCTTAAAGGCCGTCACGGAAACCAGCCAGGGCGATGCCATCAAGGCGAAACTGCGTGAAATGGCGCTGCGCGAAATCCTGGAAGCGGCGACTCGACAGCGCGAACAGGCCAACGACGTGGACGACAAGACCCAGACCGGGACAGTCGCGAAGAAGTAA
- a CDS encoding S9 family peptidase: MTSTPRFSSIPAPQSEKRPVSDTRHGITRVDNYAWMRAENWQDVFRDPSTLDPAIRTHLEAENTYQSALMADTKALQGKLFDEMKGRIKEDDSSVPSKDGPYAYGTSFKTGGQQPRFFRTPRDGGPETMLLDGDFEGEGKAYFRLASADHSPDHTKMIWGFDDKGSEFFTLRVRDLATLQDTTEAVSDTSGGGIWNAQSNGFYYTRVDANHRPSRLFYHQLGQPESEDRLIHEETDPGFFLGVGGSTLNDFIFIDMHDHETSEIWLLPANDASAEPKLVAARQTGIEYSLTEGGDVFYILTNADGAKDFKIMSAPVTAPEKANWTEVVAHKPGRLLLGHSAYTNHLVWLERENGLPRIFIRDRQTGEEHSIAFDEEAYALGLQGSAEYDTEVIRFSYSSMTTPTQLYDYNMRTRERTLLKTQEVPSGHNPDDYVTRRLLAPAPDGEIVPISIVYHRDTKIDGSAPCLLYGYGSYGMTIPASFNTNCLSLADRGFIYAIAHIRGGKDKGYDWYENGKRLHKLNTFTDFIAASRHLVAASFTSHDRIIAQGGSAGGMLMGAVANMAPGNFGGIIAEVPFVDVINTMLDDTLPLTPPEWTEWGNPITSATDYAYMASYSPYDNVAAQDYPPILAVAGLTDPRVTYWEPAKWVAKLREIKTDDNPVLFRINMDAGHAGASGRFSRLEEIAYVYSYALKLVGKTQM, encoded by the coding sequence ATGACCAGCACGCCGCGTTTTTCAAGCATCCCTGCCCCGCAGTCCGAGAAGAGGCCGGTTTCCGATACCCGCCACGGCATAACCCGTGTCGACAACTATGCCTGGATGCGCGCGGAAAATTGGCAGGATGTCTTCCGCGATCCCTCCACGCTCGATCCGGCGATCCGTACGCACCTCGAAGCGGAGAATACCTATCAGTCGGCGCTCATGGCCGACACGAAAGCCCTCCAGGGCAAGCTCTTCGATGAAATGAAGGGCCGAATCAAGGAGGACGATTCATCGGTACCCTCCAAGGATGGCCCCTATGCCTATGGCACGTCGTTCAAGACCGGCGGCCAGCAGCCGCGCTTCTTCCGCACGCCGCGCGACGGCGGGCCGGAGACCATGCTGCTCGACGGCGACTTTGAGGGAGAAGGCAAAGCCTATTTCCGCCTGGCGTCCGCTGACCACAGCCCTGATCACACGAAGATGATCTGGGGTTTCGATGACAAGGGGTCGGAGTTCTTCACACTCAGGGTACGTGATCTTGCAACATTGCAGGATACGACCGAGGCGGTCAGCGATACCTCCGGCGGCGGTATCTGGAATGCCCAGTCCAACGGTTTTTACTACACGCGTGTCGATGCCAACCATCGGCCGTCCCGCCTGTTCTATCACCAGCTTGGCCAGCCCGAGAGCGAAGACCGTCTGATCCACGAGGAAACAGATCCTGGCTTCTTCCTTGGTGTCGGCGGCAGCACCCTGAACGACTTTATCTTCATCGACATGCACGACCACGAAACGTCGGAAATCTGGCTCCTGCCCGCAAATGATGCCAGTGCCGAACCGAAACTGGTGGCGGCACGGCAGACTGGTATCGAATACAGCCTGACCGAAGGCGGCGATGTGTTCTATATCCTGACGAATGCCGACGGCGCCAAGGATTTCAAGATCATGAGCGCGCCGGTCACAGCGCCTGAAAAGGCCAACTGGACGGAGGTTGTCGCCCACAAGCCCGGACGGCTGCTGCTTGGACATTCGGCTTATACGAATCATCTCGTCTGGCTGGAGCGTGAAAACGGCCTGCCGCGCATTTTCATTCGCGATCGCCAGACCGGCGAGGAGCACTCCATCGCTTTCGATGAGGAGGCCTATGCGCTCGGCCTGCAGGGCAGCGCGGAGTATGACACCGAAGTCATCCGCTTCTCCTATTCGTCGATGACCACGCCGACGCAACTCTACGACTACAACATGCGCACGCGTGAACGCACTCTCCTGAAGACCCAGGAGGTTCCCTCCGGCCACAACCCGGACGATTATGTGACGCGCCGCCTGCTTGCGCCTGCTCCGGACGGCGAGATCGTGCCTATTTCCATTGTTTATCACCGTGACACGAAGATCGATGGTTCCGCGCCCTGCCTGCTCTACGGCTATGGCTCCTATGGCATGACCATCCCCGCGAGCTTCAATACCAATTGCCTGTCGCTGGCCGATCGCGGCTTCATCTACGCCATCGCCCATATTCGCGGCGGCAAGGACAAGGGATATGACTGGTACGAGAACGGCAAGCGCCTGCACAAGCTGAATACCTTCACCGACTTCATTGCCGCGTCGCGCCATCTCGTCGCAGCAAGCTTCACCAGCCATGACCGCATTATCGCCCAGGGTGGCTCCGCCGGCGGCATGCTGATGGGCGCTGTCGCCAATATGGCGCCTGGAAATTTTGGCGGCATCATCGCGGAAGTTCCCTTCGTCGATGTCATCAATACGATGCTTGACGACACGCTGCCCCTCACCCCGCCCGAATGGACCGAATGGGGCAATCCGATCACTTCGGCGACCGACTATGCCTACATGGCTTCCTATTCGCCCTATGACAACGTCGCGGCCCAGGACTATCCGCCGATCCTCGCTGTTGCCGGCCTCACCGATCCGCGCGTGACCTATTGGGAACCGGCAAAATGGGTGGCGAAATTGCGCGAGATCAAGACGGACGACAATCCCGTGCTCTTCCGCATCAACATGGACGCCGGTCATGCCGGCGCATCCGGCCGCTTCTCAAGGCTGGAAGAAATCGCCTATGTCTATTCCTATGCGCTGAAACTCGTCGGAAAAACGCAAATGTGA
- a CDS encoding DUF2336 domain-containing protein: MKYPEFRALEDRSGGSKADDLLTASITAFCCVSRPAKSDAQQLEDLAVPLLALASPRVRRHAAAALSELPHAPKRLILALAEDEVDISAPLLLRSPLLQPSDLIDIITHKGIGHARAIARRRIADPELLRVLEGFNDPAIERALEIQAHFDNGDGAELSDTPPAEESPRLRETREALKALMRDSDAGFSSDQALANHLIDAALLDQTAFFEQEFAKAIGLDQGSAARIIGHGLNAELTIALASLGLSAEAAHLILTGLFGLVHKDLHSLRLFVQSYRQIDRDKAQMTIERWKTEENSQKLRQKLREMAQDYESGSRRVS, encoded by the coding sequence GTGAAGTATCCTGAGTTTCGGGCACTTGAAGACCGCAGCGGCGGCAGCAAGGCTGACGATCTCCTGACCGCATCGATTACCGCCTTCTGCTGTGTCTCCCGACCGGCAAAGAGCGACGCGCAGCAGCTCGAGGATCTCGCGGTTCCGCTTCTTGCCCTCGCCTCTCCGCGGGTGCGCCGCCATGCGGCTGCCGCCCTGTCCGAGCTTCCGCATGCCCCCAAACGCCTCATCCTCGCGCTCGCTGAGGACGAGGTGGATATTTCCGCACCGCTGCTCCTGCGCTCGCCGCTGTTGCAGCCGTCCGATCTCATCGATATCATCACGCATAAGGGCATCGGCCATGCGCGCGCTATCGCGCGGCGGCGGATCGCCGATCCCGAACTCCTGCGCGTCCTCGAGGGTTTCAACGATCCGGCGATCGAGCGTGCCCTGGAAATCCAGGCGCATTTCGACAATGGCGACGGGGCCGAATTATCCGATACGCCGCCCGCCGAAGAATCGCCGCGCCTGCGCGAAACCCGCGAAGCCCTGAAAGCCCTGATGCGCGACAGCGATGCGGGTTTCTCCAGCGATCAGGCGCTCGCCAATCATCTGATCGACGCAGCACTTCTCGACCAGACAGCATTCTTCGAACAGGAATTCGCCAAGGCGATCGGCCTCGATCAAGGCAGTGCCGCACGCATCATCGGCCATGGCCTCAATGCGGAGTTGACGATCGCCCTTGCCTCGCTTGGCCTTTCCGCCGAAGCCGCGCATCTGATCCTCACCGGGCTCTTCGGGCTCGTCCACAAGGACCTGCATTCCCTGCGGCTGTTCGTCCAATCCTATCGCCAGATCGATCGCGACAAGGCGCAGATGACCATCGAACGCTGGAAGACCGAAGAGAACTCGCAAAAATTGCGGCAGAAACTGCGCGAGATGGCGCAGGATTACGAAAGCGGTAGCCGCAGGGTTTCCTGA
- a CDS encoding type II toxin-antitoxin system VapC family toxin: MMFVDASVIVAIIREEPGFEELEKRIASADGAFFVSPLVKFEASNALARARSGATKRPSSNMLRQAQAAVDEFIEALGAEEISISPEIGNGAIEASCLYGKAVGHPAGLNLGDCFAYACAKACQVDLFYKGNDFAATDLA; this comes from the coding sequence GTGATGTTTGTAGACGCCTCGGTAATTGTCGCAATCATTCGCGAGGAGCCTGGATTTGAAGAACTGGAGAAAAGGATTGCATCTGCCGACGGAGCGTTTTTCGTTTCGCCGCTAGTCAAGTTTGAAGCGTCAAACGCACTTGCGCGCGCCAGATCGGGCGCAACAAAAAGACCGTCGTCCAATATGTTGAGGCAAGCTCAAGCTGCCGTTGACGAATTCATTGAAGCACTCGGGGCAGAAGAAATCTCTATATCTCCCGAAATCGGCAATGGTGCGATCGAAGCCAGCTGTCTTTATGGAAAGGCCGTCGGCCATCCTGCCGGATTGAACTTGGGCGATTGTTTTGCCTATGCCTGTGCCAAGGCTTGTCAGGTCGATCTGTTCTACAAAGGCAATGATTTTGCCGCGACCGATCTGGCCTAA
- a CDS encoding alpha/beta fold hydrolase, which produces MESYDDDLSKFAAHGAAPLPATGDQGYVEHDGARIWYATYGAGPPVILLHGGLGHSGNWGYQVPMLISSGHRVVLVDSRGHGRSTRDLRPFTYELMASDVLAVMDALQIEKAVVVGWSDGACTALILAMKAPARIAGVFFFGCNMDPSGTKEFEPSPIIDRCFRRHARDYAQLSATPDQFQAFAEAIGHMMKTEPNYSARDLADIHVPVAIAQSEHDEFIKSEHAEYLASTIPGAELIALPGVSHFAPLQRPQQFNSVMRAFLDKVLS; this is translated from the coding sequence ATGGAATCCTACGACGACGACCTCAGCAAGTTCGCGGCGCATGGTGCGGCGCCCCTGCCTGCCACAGGCGATCAAGGCTACGTGGAACACGACGGCGCACGGATCTGGTATGCGACATACGGCGCCGGTCCTCCTGTGATCCTGCTGCATGGCGGTCTCGGCCATAGTGGTAACTGGGGTTATCAGGTTCCAATGCTGATCAGTTCCGGCCATCGCGTGGTGCTTGTCGATAGCCGTGGCCACGGCCGCAGTACGCGTGATCTGCGGCCTTTTACCTATGAGCTGATGGCTTCCGACGTTCTGGCCGTGATGGACGCACTGCAGATTGAAAAAGCAGTGGTTGTGGGCTGGAGCGACGGTGCGTGTACCGCTTTGATCCTTGCCATGAAAGCCCCTGCACGTATCGCGGGTGTATTCTTCTTTGGCTGCAACATGGATCCCAGCGGGACAAAGGAGTTCGAGCCAAGTCCGATCATTGATCGATGCTTCCGCCGGCACGCCCGGGACTATGCCCAGCTATCGGCCACGCCGGACCAGTTCCAGGCTTTTGCCGAAGCGATCGGCCATATGATGAAGACTGAGCCCAACTATTCCGCGCGCGATCTGGCAGATATCCATGTGCCCGTCGCGATCGCGCAAAGCGAGCATGACGAATTTATCAAATCTGAACATGCCGAATATCTTGCAAGCACTATTCCCGGCGCGGAACTGATCGCCCTGCCCGGCGTGAGCCATTTCGCACCGCTGCAAAGGCCGCAGCAATTCAACAGCGTGATGCGTGCCTTCCTCGACAAGGTTCTGTCTTGA
- a CDS encoding SufE family protein: MAQTIDDIVADFDFLDDWEDRYRYVIDLGRDLRPYPESARDAAHKVRGCVSQVWLKSTLNGDADPVIEFVGDSDAHIVRGLVAIMMVLYSGKKASEILAINPEAILKTLGLDEHLTPQRSNGLRAMIGRIRNEAQGALATAEVTQH; the protein is encoded by the coding sequence ATGGCACAGACAATTGACGACATTGTTGCTGATTTCGATTTTCTCGATGATTGGGAAGATCGCTATCGCTATGTCATCGACCTTGGACGCGACCTGAGGCCCTATCCGGAATCTGCCCGCGATGCCGCCCACAAGGTCAGGGGTTGCGTCAGCCAGGTATGGTTGAAAAGCACGCTCAACGGTGATGCCGATCCGGTCATCGAATTTGTCGGTGATTCCGACGCGCATATCGTGCGCGGTCTCGTTGCAATCATGATGGTGCTTTATTCGGGCAAAAAGGCTTCCGAGATTCTGGCGATCAACCCCGAAGCCATCCTGAAGACTCTCGGTCTCGATGAACACCTCACCCCGCAGCGGTCCAATGGCCTGCGCGCCATGATCGGCCGCATTCGTAACGAGGCCCAAGGCGCGCTTGCCACTGCCGAGGTCACGCAGCATTAG
- a CDS encoding helix-turn-helix domain-containing protein yields MSSSFPRLMRSATGAQAMIDALRPRRGRFKVPLAPVMFDEEAPMDERLFQVCDGVVDILSAFFNVSGRELRSHSRCERPVARVRQIGMYVAHVTLALTMSEVGRAFGRDRSTVNHACHLIEDMREELEFDRIMQTIENIVKTAFMRNGTVRR; encoded by the coding sequence ATGTCTTCGAGTTTCCCCCGTCTGATGCGATCCGCCACTGGTGCGCAGGCGATGATCGATGCGCTCCGGCCGAGACGGGGCAGATTCAAGGTGCCACTGGCGCCTGTGATGTTCGATGAGGAGGCGCCGATGGATGAGCGCCTTTTTCAGGTTTGCGATGGGGTTGTCGATATCCTGTCGGCGTTCTTCAATGTCAGCGGCCGCGAGCTGCGGTCGCACTCGCGCTGTGAGCGTCCGGTGGCGCGCGTGCGGCAGATCGGCATGTATGTCGCGCACGTAACGCTCGCATTGACCATGAGCGAGGTTGGGCGCGCTTTCGGTCGCGACAGGAGCACGGTCAACCATGCCTGCCATTTGATCGAGGACATGCGGGAGGAATTGGAATTCGACCGGATCATGCAGACGATCGAAAACATCGTCAAAACTGCCTTCATGCGCAATGGGACGGTACGCCGATGA
- a CDS encoding sensor histidine kinase produces the protein MPIQSVTRSKIAGAYERLCKRWVSSSVAGAAERDRDARMAGTIFAMPIMLAVAMVTSNFMLGELAGIVSLVVGVLALPMIFCGALSLSKDSTAVGMSALGAYGLSIASISAAASSANLLLWIMAAAIPLEAWFIYRSERSLRVSGGVAAIVLAALLIVSLRADGSVALSPLSLLTSFGYLATLVTRTASALAARAMAARRDDRVADLESAIEGVIFSLGTGGLIVSLSSKAQDQFGIARNLLIGTPLLDRVHVSDRVQFLGFLADMKNGAPSAAVEVKLRCVAPGEVAKQAHSVRFATYRLRAVPHSQGEGFVVVATDISQAVADRNALAIARREVETAEIAKGRFLASVSHELRTPLNSIIGFSDVLLQEICGKLPDGRQREYVELVHRSGNHLLSVVNAILDVSKIEAGTYPIFAESFAFKEAVTMVHDMMAHQASQKGVTLCDRVSTRIGNVVADSRAIHQVLINLVSNAVKFTESGGVVTIDALIEDDMLAFSVSDTGIGIAEADLKTLGQPFRQVQNDYTRNHEGTGLGLATVKGLVGLHGGDLRIKSVPGQGTVVDVRIPLNGPVFEYVHEEEPANIVEFNAASDMKGGSHAEARKSA, from the coding sequence GTGCCGATTCAGTCCGTCACACGATCCAAGATTGCCGGGGCCTACGAGCGCCTCTGCAAGCGTTGGGTAAGCTCATCCGTCGCCGGCGCTGCCGAGCGCGACCGCGATGCACGCATGGCCGGCACCATCTTTGCCATGCCGATCATGCTCGCCGTTGCAATGGTCACCAGCAACTTCATGCTGGGTGAGCTCGCCGGCATCGTCAGCCTTGTTGTCGGCGTCCTGGCTCTTCCGATGATTTTCTGCGGTGCGCTTTCGCTCTCCAAAGACAGTACTGCGGTCGGCATGAGCGCGCTTGGCGCCTACGGCCTGTCCATCGCGTCGATCAGCGCCGCCGCATCGTCCGCCAACCTGTTGCTGTGGATCATGGCCGCCGCCATTCCGCTCGAGGCCTGGTTCATCTACCGGTCCGAAAGGTCGCTTCGCGTTTCAGGCGGCGTTGCCGCCATTGTGCTGGCAGCGCTCCTCATCGTTTCATTGCGTGCGGATGGCAGCGTCGCGCTGTCGCCGCTGTCGCTTCTGACCTCGTTCGGCTATCTGGCAACGCTGGTCACAAGGACCGCGAGCGCCCTTGCTGCCCGCGCCATGGCAGCGCGCCGCGATGACCGTGTGGCCGATCTCGAAAGCGCCATTGAGGGTGTCATATTCAGCCTCGGAACCGGCGGTCTTATCGTCTCCCTGTCATCCAAGGCGCAGGATCAATTCGGCATTGCCCGCAATCTCCTGATCGGCACGCCGCTGCTCGACCGTGTACACGTGTCTGACCGGGTGCAATTTCTCGGCTTTCTGGCCGACATGAAGAATGGTGCGCCGAGCGCGGCTGTCGAGGTGAAACTGCGCTGCGTAGCGCCGGGCGAGGTTGCGAAACAAGCGCATAGCGTGCGCTTCGCCACTTATCGCCTGCGCGCCGTGCCGCACAGCCAGGGTGAGGGTTTCGTTGTCGTCGCAACCGATATTTCGCAGGCCGTTGCCGACCGCAATGCACTGGCAATCGCGCGCCGCGAAGTCGAAACCGCGGAAATCGCCAAGGGCAGGTTCCTCGCTTCCGTCAGCCATGAACTGCGCACGCCGCTCAATTCGATCATCGGTTTTTCCGACGTGCTGCTGCAGGAGATTTGCGGCAAGCTGCCTGACGGCCGCCAGCGCGAATATGTCGAACTGGTGCATCGCTCCGGGAACCATCTTCTGTCTGTCGTCAATGCGATCCTCGACGTGTCGAAAATCGAGGCAGGCACCTATCCGATCTTTGCCGAAAGCTTCGCCTTCAAGGAAGCCGTGACGATGGTGCACGACATGATGGCGCATCAGGCCTCGCAGAAGGGCGTGACGCTTTGCGACCGCGTCAGCACGCGCATCGGCAATGTCGTTGCCGACAGCCGCGCGATCCACCAGGTGTTGATCAATCTCGTCTCGAACGCCGTCAAGTTCACCGAAAGCGGCGGTGTCGTGACCATCGACGCATTGATCGAGGATGACATGCTGGCCTTCTCCGTCAGCGATACCGGCATCGGCATCGCCGAAGCCGACCTGAAGACACTCGGTCAGCCTTTCCGCCAGGTGCAGAACGACTACACGCGCAACCACGAGGGCACGGGCCTTGGCCTTGCCACGGTCAAGGGGCTTGTCGGGCTGCATGGCGGAGATCTCAGGATCAAGAGCGTCCCGGGGCAGGGCACGGTGGTGGATGTTCGCATCCCGCTCAATGGCCCTGTCTTTGAATACGTTCACGAAGAAGAACCCGCGAATATTGTCGAATTCAACGCGGCAAGCGATATGAAGGGAGGTTCCCATGCGGAAGCCCGTAAATCGGCCTAG
- a CDS encoding DUF1491 family protein encodes MRLTSEFWVSALVRRINGSGAFAALSNKGAVEAGAIFIKFRNADGSYDLFGPAPQMVYDQTKPDERLFTALKAGVAEMEINDDLEKQKRWDRDLWIVEIEDYRGDRSELFPVAKEI; translated from the coding sequence ATGCGCCTGACATCTGAATTCTGGGTTTCCGCGCTGGTGCGCCGGATAAACGGCAGCGGTGCATTTGCCGCGCTCAGCAACAAGGGCGCCGTGGAAGCTGGCGCCATCTTCATCAAATTCCGCAATGCCGACGGGAGCTACGATCTGTTCGGCCCCGCGCCGCAAATGGTCTATGACCAGACCAAGCCGGACGAGCGCCTGTTTACAGCGCTGAAAGCCGGCGTCGCAGAAATGGAAATCAACGACGATCTGGAAAAGCAGAAGCGCTGGGATCGCGATCTGTGGATTGTCGAGATCGAGGATTATCGCGGCGACCGGTCGGAATTGTTTCCCGTCGCGAAGGAAATTTAG